In Flavobacterium sp. CS20, a single window of DNA contains:
- a CDS encoding ATP-dependent Clp protease adaptor ClpS codes for MSQKEQIQEDVVLEEQISKEHEIIVYNDEVNTFDHVIETLIQACDHDPIQAEQCTILIHYKGKCAVKSGTYKDLKPRCSKILDEGINAEIV; via the coding sequence ATGAGTCAAAAAGAACAAATACAAGAAGATGTTGTCTTAGAAGAACAGATTTCAAAAGAACACGAAATCATTGTTTATAATGACGAAGTCAACACATTTGACCATGTCATTGAAACATTGATTCAAGCCTGTGATCACGATCCTATCCAAGCTGAACAATGCACAATCCTTATTCACTACAAAGGTAAATGTGCTGTAAAATCAGGTACATACAAAGACTTAAAACCCCGATGTTCTAAGATTTTGGATGAAGGAATCAATGCTGAGATTGTTTAA
- a CDS encoding BT_3928 family protein, translated as MKYIYQIARIIVGALFIFSGYVKLVDPLGFSYKLEEYFGPGVFELEFLVPLALPLSVFIVIFELLLGLTLLLGFAPKFTRWSLLLMIIFFTFLTFYSAFFNKVTDCGCFGDAIPLNPWQSFYKDLILLVLILFIFFKKQYLKPILPKSVAFVVFLIAFVVSGYLSYYGLNHLPVVDFRPYHIGANIPESMTVPEGAQKAVYNYHWKFNIDGEEKTITTQGSYPQVDGELIEYETELVDEGYIPPIHDFSLEKNGEDYTEELMAEPQLLMIASYNLSKSEIEAWKAIQLVLEKAKSKGYKLIVLTSSGIKAQNIINEQLQTELDFYFADETAIKTIVRSNPGLLVLNKGTIKQKVHWHDAEDLEF; from the coding sequence ATGAAATATATCTATCAAATTGCAAGAATAATAGTAGGAGCTTTATTCATTTTCAGTGGATATGTTAAGCTCGTTGACCCTTTGGGTTTTTCGTATAAGCTAGAAGAATATTTTGGTCCTGGTGTTTTTGAATTAGAATTTTTAGTCCCATTAGCATTGCCTCTATCAGTTTTTATCGTAATTTTTGAATTGCTTCTCGGTCTAACTTTATTACTCGGTTTTGCTCCTAAATTCACACGATGGAGCTTGTTATTGATGATTATCTTTTTTACGTTTTTAACCTTTTATTCGGCTTTTTTCAATAAAGTAACAGATTGTGGATGTTTTGGTGATGCTATTCCATTAAATCCTTGGCAATCATTTTATAAAGACCTGATTTTATTGGTTTTAATTCTATTTATTTTCTTTAAAAAACAATATCTCAAACCCATTCTGCCAAAATCTGTGGCGTTTGTGGTGTTTTTAATTGCGTTTGTGGTTAGTGGATATTTAAGCTATTATGGCTTAAACCATTTACCTGTTGTGGATTTTAGACCATACCACATCGGTGCCAACATTCCCGAGTCGATGACTGTGCCAGAAGGTGCACAAAAAGCTGTTTATAATTATCATTGGAAATTTAATATTGACGGTGAAGAAAAAACCATAACCACTCAAGGCAGTTATCCACAAGTTGACGGCGAACTTATTGAATATGAAACTGAGCTTGTTGATGAAGGTTATATTCCGCCAATTCACGATTTTTCATTAGAAAAAAACGGAGAAGATTATACCGAAGAATTGATGGCTGAACCTCAATTGCTTATGATAGCATCTTATAATTTATCTAAAAGCGAAATTGAAGCTTGGAAAGCGATTCAACTTGTTCTTGAAAAAGCAAAATCAAAAGGCTATAAGCTGATTGTGTTGACTTCATCAGGCATAAAAGCACAAAACATAATAAATGAACAATTACAAACCGAGCTCGATTTTTACTTTGCAGATGAAACCGCTATCAAAACCATTGTGCGTTCTAACCCTGGGTTATTAGTTTTGAACAAAGGTACCATCAAACAAAAAGTGCATTGGCATGATGCTGAAGATTTAGAGTTTTAG
- the tpiA gene encoding triose-phosphate isomerase, whose product MRKHIVAGNWKMNKTLEESQQLTKELTTKVPKNTKVEVVIAPTFPNLYSVNELIKNSNISLAAQNVHFADSGAFTGEVSTDMLSSVGVSTVIIGHSERRSIFNESHELLAQKSSKVVQSGMQLMFCIGEVLEDRKNNKHFDVVKQQLEDSVFQLSKDEFKQVVLAYEPVWAIGTGETASPEQAQEMHAFIRSLLVEKYNQETAENTSILYGGSVKPNNAKEIFSQPDVDGGLIGGASLEADDFVSIIKAF is encoded by the coding sequence ATGAGAAAACACATTGTTGCTGGAAACTGGAAAATGAACAAAACCCTTGAAGAGTCTCAACAACTCACAAAAGAATTAACCACTAAAGTGCCTAAAAATACTAAAGTTGAAGTGGTTATTGCACCGACATTTCCAAATTTATATTCCGTTAACGAATTGATAAAAAATTCTAATATTTCACTTGCGGCTCAAAACGTGCATTTTGCTGATAGCGGTGCTTTTACAGGTGAAGTCAGCACAGATATGTTGAGTAGTGTTGGCGTTTCAACGGTGATTATTGGACATAGCGAACGCCGTTCTATTTTTAACGAAAGTCACGAACTATTAGCACAAAAATCATCTAAAGTGGTTCAATCTGGAATGCAGTTGATGTTTTGTATTGGCGAAGTTCTAGAAGACAGAAAAAACAACAAACATTTTGATGTAGTGAAACAACAACTTGAAGATTCTGTTTTTCAATTGAGCAAAGATGAATTCAAACAAGTGGTTTTAGCTTATGAACCTGTTTGGGCTATCGGCACTGGCGAAACCGCTTCCCCAGAACAAGCCCAAGAAATGCACGCGTTTATACGTTCGCTTTTGGTTGAAAAGTATAATCAAGAAACGGCTGAAAATACGTCGATTTTATACGGCGGTAGCGTGAAGCCTAACAACGCCAAAGAAATTTTTTCTCAACCCGATGTCGATGGCGGTTTAATCGGTGGTGCTTCGTTAGAAGCAGATGATTTTGTGAGTATAATCAAGGCTTTCTAA
- the prmA gene encoding 50S ribosomal protein L11 methyltransferase, with protein MTYTEVRFKIKPKEEGTQILIAQLDELGFESFVEENNQLKAYIKTEHLSTLNIDDCQIFHNSDFELSYTLHDIEDVNWNQTWEDNFKPVYITSNCVIRAPFHKAFNVEHELIIEPKMSFGTGHHPTTHMMMEMLLEENLKHLSVLDMGCGTGVLSILSEKLGAKHILAIDIDEWCFINTLENKDRNQCKNITVKQGGEELIEGQFDVVLANINRNILLEQLPVYNRHLKKGGKVFLSGFYENDLSKIDDVCQELDLNCVKYQLKNDWICAKYMKN; from the coding sequence ATGACATACACGGAAGTTCGTTTTAAAATAAAACCTAAAGAAGAAGGCACACAAATTTTAATCGCTCAACTCGACGAACTCGGTTTTGAAAGTTTTGTTGAAGAAAACAATCAGCTTAAGGCTTACATTAAAACTGAACACTTATCAACTCTAAACATTGATGATTGTCAAATATTTCACAATTCAGATTTTGAGTTGAGTTACACATTGCACGATATTGAAGATGTCAATTGGAATCAAACTTGGGAAGATAATTTTAAACCCGTTTACATCACTTCAAACTGTGTGATAAGAGCTCCATTTCACAAGGCTTTTAATGTTGAACATGAATTGATCATCGAACCTAAAATGTCTTTTGGCACAGGTCATCATCCTACAACACATATGATGATGGAAATGCTCCTCGAAGAAAATTTAAAACATCTTTCGGTTCTCGATATGGGTTGTGGCACTGGCGTTTTATCAATTCTATCAGAAAAACTGGGTGCAAAACATATTTTAGCTATTGATATTGACGAATGGTGTTTTATCAATACTTTAGAAAATAAAGACCGAAATCAATGTAAAAATATCACTGTAAAACAAGGTGGCGAAGAACTAATTGAAGGTCAATTTGATGTGGTGTTAGCCAATATCAACAGAAACATACTTTTAGAACAGTTACCTGTTTATAATCGACATTTAAAGAAAGGTGGCAAAGTTTTTTTAAGCGGATTTTACGAAAATGATTTAAGCAAAATTGATGATGTTTGCCAAGAATTAGACTTAAATTGTGTTAAATACCAATTAAAAAACGACTGGATTTGTGCAAAATATATGAAAAATTAA
- a CDS encoding T9SS type A sorting domain-containing protein — protein sequence MIQPGQSFFVQNSATVTTAPGLVFTETAKNTSGMITSVFNTDQIAIANLELYNPSDVRLDIVKFRFEAGANNGIDDFDAGKLSNPTENLASVNGNTLLSIERRDMPQADEIVPLSITQFQTAQYEFRLDTANWDDAINVYVVDNYLNTQTLITPNQAYSFSVDTSIPESMSETRFGLNFDNTTLSVNDSNFGAGFSLYPNPSQDGVFSIKTRNLNGDKVDVKLHNILGQQVLSRTFNVEANGEVKVNASELSSGVYMVELNQADQRYKSKLIIK from the coding sequence GTGATACAACCTGGACAAAGTTTCTTTGTACAAAACTCTGCAACAGTTACAACTGCTCCTGGATTGGTATTTACAGAAACGGCTAAAAATACTTCAGGTATGATTACAAGTGTGTTTAACACAGATCAAATCGCAATAGCAAACCTTGAGTTGTATAATCCGAGTGATGTGCGTCTAGATATTGTCAAGTTTAGATTTGAAGCTGGAGCCAATAACGGCATTGATGATTTTGATGCGGGTAAATTATCAAACCCAACTGAAAATTTAGCCTCTGTTAACGGAAATACACTCTTGTCTATTGAAAGACGAGATATGCCTCAAGCAGATGAGATTGTGCCATTGTCTATCACACAATTCCAAACCGCACAATACGAGTTCAGATTAGACACCGCCAACTGGGATGATGCGATTAATGTATATGTGGTTGATAATTATCTCAACACACAAACATTAATAACACCAAATCAAGCCTATAGTTTTAGTGTTGATACAAGTATTCCAGAAAGTATGTCAGAAACCCGTTTTGGCTTAAACTTTGATAACACGACTTTAAGTGTCAATGATAGCAACTTTGGTGCAGGCTTTAGCCTTTATCCTAACCCATCTCAAGATGGGGTATTTAGCATCAAAACGAGAAACTTAAATGGAGACAAGGTTGATGTAAAACTTCACAATATTTTAGGTCAACAAGTTTTGAGCCGAACGTTTAACGTAGAAGCTAATGGCGAAGTAAAAGTTAACGCATCTGAACTCTCATCTGGCGTTTATATGGTAGAGCTTAATCAAGCAGACCAAAGATATAAAAGCAAATTAATCATTAAATAA
- the lysA gene encoding diaminopimelate decarboxylase has product MKTQDLVHIAEEFGSPVYVYDSKKIISQYKRLTNAFKNVENLRLHYAVKALSNLSVLKLFNQLGSGLDTVSIQEVKLGIEAGVEPSKIIYTPNGVSIEELEEAIGLGVQINIDNLVVLEQFGTKHPEVPVCIRINPHVMAGGNTNISVGHIDSKFGISIHQMPHILRIVENTKMHINGVHMHTGSDILDIDVFLHATEILFEVAENFKDLEFLDFGSGFKVPYHDNDIQTDIDELGKKLTKRFNAFCKSYSRELALAFEPGKFLVSEAGFFLVKVNVVKQTTSTVFAQVDSGFNHLIRPMLYGAQHDIINVSHPDRKKRFYSVVGYICETDTFANNKMISEISEGDILAFKNAGAYCQTIASNYNSRFRPAEVLWHKGKAHLIRQRETFEDLVRNQVVLELDV; this is encoded by the coding sequence ATGAAAACACAAGATTTAGTTCACATTGCCGAAGAATTTGGAAGTCCTGTTTATGTTTATGACAGTAAAAAAATTATTTCACAATACAAACGCTTGACTAATGCTTTTAAAAATGTAGAAAATTTGCGTTTGCATTACGCTGTTAAAGCGCTTTCAAATTTGAGTGTTCTGAAGCTTTTCAATCAATTAGGTAGTGGTTTAGATACGGTTTCTATTCAAGAAGTTAAACTCGGTATAGAAGCTGGTGTTGAGCCTTCTAAAATTATTTATACGCCTAATGGTGTTTCAATTGAAGAGCTTGAAGAAGCGATAGGCTTAGGGGTTCAAATCAATATAGACAATCTTGTAGTTTTAGAACAGTTTGGTACAAAACATCCTGAGGTGCCAGTTTGTATTCGTATCAATCCGCATGTGATGGCTGGTGGTAACACCAATATTTCTGTCGGACATATCGATTCTAAATTTGGGATTTCTATTCACCAAATGCCACATATTTTACGTATTGTAGAAAACACCAAAATGCACATCAACGGCGTTCATATGCATACGGGAAGTGATATTTTAGATATTGATGTGTTTCTGCATGCGACTGAAATTTTGTTTGAAGTCGCAGAAAATTTCAAGGATTTAGAGTTTTTAGATTTTGGTAGCGGTTTTAAAGTGCCTTATCACGACAACGATATTCAAACCGATATTGATGAATTGGGCAAAAAACTCACTAAGCGTTTTAATGCATTTTGCAAATCTTATAGCCGTGAGTTGGCTTTAGCCTTTGAACCAGGTAAATTTTTGGTGAGTGAAGCTGGATTTTTTTTAGTGAAAGTGAATGTTGTTAAGCAAACCACATCAACGGTTTTTGCACAAGTTGACTCGGGTTTCAATCATTTAATTCGTCCGATGCTTTATGGTGCACAACACGATATTATCAACGTTTCGCATCCTGATCGTAAAAAACGATTTTATTCTGTTGTGGGTTACATCTGTGAAACCGATACGTTTGCCAACAACAAAATGATCAGCGAAATCAGTGAAGGTGATATTTTGGCTTTTAAAAATGCTGGTGCTTACTGTCAAACTATAGCTAGTAATTATAATTCTAGATTTAGACCTGCTGAAGTGTTATGGCATAAAGGCAAAGCCCATTTGATTCGCCAACGAGAAACTTTTGAAGATTTGGTAAGAAATCAGGTGGTTTTGGAATTAGATGTTTAG
- a CDS encoding MFS transporter, with amino-acid sequence MKALGLILKSKYYFAPAFIFLSLNLCVGTWAVSIPQIKSRIGFSEAELGIAILCFGLGTFIMLLITPNLIKRFGLGKACLLGIIFVGLSFLESYLVSSYVILCVALFILGLSTGFIDIGMNTLVSQIEQIQDVNIMSANHGFFSLGGVLSGGLGALCMAYFGDIPLSYVLVLCVLVLALNIYFSKFYINIDLDHSNSPSFDLRYIKPLFVLLIIGFICMGAEGAVADWSALYLKDISKAEPFWLAIGFLSFSVFMTLGRFLGDAISDRYGSKKVLVVGLLTSVLGFGLVLLKDVLWTISGFGLVGFGLSVVIPELFRMGGRYQYLEKSRAIALIAGSGYIGFLIGPVFLGFIADFSSLWWSFVLILAMILLSLMLSLIYKTPKH; translated from the coding sequence ATGAAAGCACTTGGTTTAATTTTAAAATCTAAGTATTATTTCGCTCCAGCATTTATTTTTCTATCACTCAATTTGTGTGTAGGAACTTGGGCTGTGAGTATTCCTCAGATAAAATCTAGAATTGGATTTTCTGAAGCCGAGTTAGGTATTGCCATTTTATGTTTTGGATTAGGGACGTTTATAATGCTTTTGATTACCCCAAATCTCATCAAGCGTTTTGGTTTAGGCAAAGCCTGTTTACTGGGTATAATTTTTGTTGGGTTAAGTTTTTTAGAGTCATATCTTGTTTCTTCTTATGTGATTTTATGTGTAGCTTTATTTATTCTTGGACTCAGCACAGGATTTATTGATATTGGGATGAATACTTTAGTTTCACAAATAGAACAAATACAAGATGTTAATATCATGTCAGCAAATCATGGTTTTTTTAGTTTAGGTGGGGTTTTAAGCGGAGGTTTAGGAGCTTTATGTATGGCATATTTTGGAGACATCCCATTGAGTTATGTGCTTGTTTTGTGTGTTTTGGTTTTGGCTTTAAATATTTATTTTTCAAAATTTTACATCAATATTGATTTGGATCACAGCAATTCGCCATCATTTGATTTAAGGTATATCAAGCCATTATTTGTGTTACTCATCATTGGGTTTATTTGCATGGGAGCAGAAGGTGCTGTGGCCGATTGGAGTGCATTATACCTTAAAGATATATCAAAGGCAGAGCCATTTTGGTTGGCGATTGGGTTTTTGTCTTTTTCGGTTTTTATGACCTTAGGTCGATTTTTAGGCGATGCCATTAGTGATCGTTATGGGAGTAAAAAAGTCTTGGTGGTTGGTTTGTTGACTTCTGTTTTAGGGTTTGGTTTAGTGTTGTTAAAAGATGTTTTATGGACAATTTCCGGTTTTGGTTTGGTCGGGTTTGGGCTTTCTGTAGTGATTCCAGAATTGTTTAGAATGGGCGGTCGATATCAATATTTAGAAAAATCTCGAGCTATTGCATTAATTGCAGGTTCTGGATATATTGGCTTTTTAATCGGTCCAGTTTTTTTAGGTTTTATAGCTGATTTTAGTAGTCTATGGTGGTCATTTGTCCTGATTTTGGCAATGATCCTGTTGTCTTTGATGTTGAGTTTGATTTATAAAACGCCAAAGCATTAA
- a CDS encoding ABC transporter permease gives MLILLFKRIGYALLTLFGVVTVIFFMFSVLPGDPAQMMLGQNQSQEQIDKIKQKYGFDQPISVQYLYYLNDLSPLSIHKKDDNHYTSLSSNKYKATQLFSISNYEIALKTPYLRESFQQNGRTVASIIAETLPNTAILAISAITIALLVGILLGIFSAIFQDTVLDKSIQLLSTLGMSLPSFFSAILFAWFFAYVLKDLTGLNMTGNLYELDDFGEQRHLILKNLLLPAVVLGIRPLAVVSQLMRNALLEQLQEDYIRTARAKGLSEFNIIYKHALKNALNPVITAISGWFASMLAGAVFVEYIFGWNGLGKEIVNALETLDLPIIMGAVLIIALMFIIINIFVDIIYTWLDPRIRYST, from the coding sequence TTGCTGATTTTATTATTTAAAAGAATAGGCTACGCATTACTCACCTTATTTGGTGTGGTCACGGTTATATTTTTTATGTTTTCGGTATTGCCTGGAGACCCAGCTCAAATGATGTTAGGTCAAAACCAATCGCAAGAACAAATTGATAAAATCAAACAAAAATATGGTTTTGATCAACCTATTTCAGTGCAGTATTTATACTATTTAAATGATTTATCGCCATTATCCATTCATAAAAAAGATGACAATCATTACACTTCGTTAAGTTCAAATAAATATAAAGCAACACAATTATTTAGTATTTCAAATTACGAAATCGCTCTCAAAACGCCATATTTAAGAGAATCATTTCAGCAAAATGGTCGAACTGTAGCTTCAATTATTGCTGAAACTTTGCCTAATACCGCTATTTTGGCTATCAGTGCGATTACGATTGCATTACTCGTAGGAATTTTACTCGGTATTTTTTCAGCTATTTTCCAAGACACGGTTTTAGATAAAAGTATTCAACTGCTAAGCACCTTAGGGATGAGCTTGCCTTCTTTTTTCAGTGCTATTTTATTTGCTTGGTTTTTTGCTTATGTACTTAAAGATTTAACGGGTTTAAACATGACAGGAAATCTTTATGAATTAGATGATTTTGGTGAGCAAAGACATTTGATTTTAAAAAATTTACTGCTTCCTGCTGTGGTGCTTGGCATTAGACCTTTGGCGGTTGTCTCACAATTGATGAGAAATGCTTTATTAGAACAGTTGCAAGAAGATTACATCAGAACCGCACGTGCCAAAGGGCTTTCTGAGTTTAATATCATTTACAAACACGCACTTAAAAACGCATTAAATCCTGTGATTACTGCTATTTCAGGTTGGTTTGCATCAATGCTTGCTGGAGCCGTTTTCGTTGAATATATTTTTGGTTGGAATGGTTTGGGAAAAGAAATTGTTAACGCTTTAGAAACCTTAGATTTACCAATTATTATGGGTGCTGTGCTTATCATTGCACTTATGTTTATCATTATCAATATATTTGTAGATATAATTTACACTTGGCTCGACCCAAGAATTAGATATTCTACTTAA
- a CDS encoding Calx-beta domain-containing protein → MKTLYQKLLLIGVLALLAIPNAFGQTTIYNADFSNEGDGFADHTTSNPPAPAPASVGPFGTAPNSWILSYTSIPGTDGTANSFKVVGGVLKSDDWGGQGIFESQVIDVSGMASVDISATSVNSGANDDNFTYFYILDGGARVNTNIGATITSDAVNYNVLNLDVSATSTLVVGFEFNENGGGDGYETSSFTVTGTPLTSDTQVNFASASTSVLENAGSVDLTLSITNEDDTNPTSVDVILTTGNSTDIGNYTTQTVTFPAGSVANQTLTVNVTDNAIDEADKNLTFTLQNVTGGTNAQIGAQNTFDLTIQDDELARPIALPYNEDFASCATAEWTAFDQAGSNSWTCGGGEYAMNGFSGGTGDDIDWLVSDFRINFDDFASVTIAVTTAEQFGGVVNEPGEFRLVYSTDYDGLGNPTTATWTDLTFDPNNTSTGSGLSAPSTFNVDASGVSGTAFLAFIYDETVTGADTEDWRIQNINIISGSTPIITLSETSLSGFTYEEGNGPSSEQTFTVEGTNLSGDLNLTAPTNFEISTTSGSGFANSIALTPTSGEVATTTIYVRLSSGLTVNTFSGTLTATSSGALQQDLSLAGEVTVAGLTTIAIEDFDGSTPSWTFSNDILFFDNGTDGKYGVFPVSTNPSLNNPNFSQNVLFENDLDDEGDNGTTGFATVTFEEISVVNFSNITLSFDWQVINYNANNDDAKYEIIVDGVSQGEVFLVDGGVDATDGSGSVSFNVPDNSTSVSLLISVRNNGGDGFSAFDNIKLEGVYNGDLIYTAGAWSPNAPSASTGADDALVQDGTYVTSGDINLNSISVLSGANVEISSGNVLNIGSSINNNGTFTFKSDATSTAQLADASGVSITGNVTVERFIPAGDNTLRAFRFLASPVTTSNSIRMNWQEGVASNTDDPNPGFGTHITGSTIDGTNGFDGTISGNPSLLLFDNSTQIWSPIDNTDVNTLEVGNAYNLFVRGDRSVDLTSSPQTPTNTTLRATGSLTTGSLDLSSSLATGNAEWSLLGNPYQAIVDFNALTFNGDINSNMLFIWNPNASTQGAYEAIDNADQLNK, encoded by the coding sequence ATGAAAACACTTTACCAAAAACTTTTACTCATCGGTGTTTTAGCCCTTTTGGCTATACCAAATGCCTTTGGACAGACGACGATTTACAACGCAGACTTTTCCAACGAGGGAGATGGTTTTGCAGATCACACAACTTCTAACCCTCCTGCTCCTGCACCAGCAAGTGTAGGTCCATTTGGTACTGCACCAAATTCTTGGATATTAAGTTATACATCAATTCCAGGGACTGATGGCACTGCTAATTCTTTTAAGGTTGTAGGCGGAGTTTTAAAATCAGATGACTGGGGCGGGCAAGGTATTTTTGAGAGTCAAGTAATTGATGTTTCAGGGATGGCTAGTGTTGATATTAGTGCTACTTCAGTGAATTCTGGTGCCAATGATGATAATTTCACTTATTTCTATATTTTAGATGGTGGTGCGAGAGTTAATACAAATATTGGTGCTACTATCACAAGTGATGCTGTTAACTACAATGTCTTAAATTTAGATGTTTCAGCTACTTCAACTTTAGTAGTAGGATTTGAATTTAATGAAAATGGTGGAGGCGACGGTTATGAAACATCTTCGTTTACTGTAACTGGAACACCCTTAACCTCAGACACCCAAGTCAATTTTGCCTCGGCATCAACTTCAGTTTTAGAAAATGCTGGTAGCGTTGATTTAACTTTGAGCATCACCAATGAAGACGATACCAACCCCACTTCGGTTGATGTGATCTTAACCACAGGTAACTCCACCGATATTGGTAATTATACCACACAAACGGTAACTTTTCCTGCGGGTTCAGTCGCTAATCAAACGCTAACGGTTAATGTCACAGATAATGCAATAGATGAAGCCGATAAAAATTTAACTTTTACATTGCAAAACGTTACAGGAGGAACTAATGCCCAAATCGGTGCTCAAAACACATTTGATTTAACGATACAAGATGATGAATTAGCAAGACCAATAGCTTTACCTTACAATGAAGACTTTGCAAGTTGTGCCACAGCAGAATGGACAGCATTTGACCAAGCGGGTTCAAATTCTTGGACTTGCGGTGGTGGAGAATATGCAATGAATGGTTTTTCTGGTGGCACTGGCGATGATATTGATTGGTTAGTCTCTGATTTTAGAATCAATTTTGATGACTTTGCATCGGTTACCATAGCAGTTACAACTGCTGAACAATTTGGTGGTGTAGTTAATGAACCCGGCGAATTTAGATTAGTTTACTCAACTGATTATGACGGTTTAGGCAATCCCACTACGGCAACTTGGACAGACTTGACCTTTGACCCAAATAACACTTCAACTGGCTCTGGCTTGTCAGCACCTTCAACCTTTAATGTTGATGCATCAGGAGTTTCTGGAACGGCTTTTTTAGCCTTTATTTATGACGAAACCGTTACAGGTGCAGATACTGAAGATTGGAGAATTCAAAACATCAATATCATTTCAGGTTCTACACCAATCATAACTTTGTCTGAAACTTCACTTTCTGGATTTACTTATGAAGAAGGCAATGGTCCATCTTCAGAGCAAACTTTTACTGTAGAAGGGACTAATTTAAGTGGTGATCTCAATCTAACAGCACCGACAAATTTTGAAATCTCAACAACTTCAGGTTCAGGTTTTGCAAACTCAATTGCATTAACACCCACAAGTGGCGAAGTTGCAACTACAACAATTTATGTAAGATTATCTTCTGGCTTAACTGTTAACACTTTTAGTGGGACTCTTACAGCAACAAGCTCAGGTGCTTTACAACAAGACCTCAGTTTAGCTGGTGAAGTTACAGTAGCTGGCTTAACAACCATTGCAATAGAAGATTTTGATGGTTCTACGCCAAGCTGGACTTTTTCTAATGACATACTATTTTTTGACAATGGAACTGACGGCAAATATGGTGTATTTCCTGTGTCAACAAATCCAAGTTTAAATAACCCTAATTTTTCTCAAAACGTTTTATTTGAAAATGACTTAGATGACGAAGGAGATAATGGAACTACTGGTTTTGCCACAGTAACTTTTGAAGAAATTTCTGTTGTTAATTTTTCAAATATAACTCTTAGTTTTGATTGGCAAGTGATCAATTATAATGCTAATAATGATGATGCTAAATATGAAATTATAGTCGATGGCGTAAGTCAAGGTGAAGTTTTTCTTGTTGACGGTGGCGTTGATGCTACTGATGGATCTGGAAGTGTTTCTTTTAATGTTCCTGATAACTCAACCAGTGTAAGTTTACTTATTTCTGTTAGAAATAATGGAGGAGATGGTTTTTCTGCATTTGATAATATAAAATTAGAAGGAGTCTATAACGGCGACTTAATTTATACTGCTGGAGCTTGGTCTCCAAACGCTCCAAGTGCTTCTACTGGTGCAGATGATGCTTTGGTTCAAGACGGAACATATGTAACTTCTGGTGATATCAATTTAAATTCTATTTCTGTTCTATCTGGTGCTAATGTTGAAATAAGCTCTGGCAATGTGCTTAATATTGGCTCATCGATAAATAATAATGGAACTTTTACTTTCAAAAGCGATGCAACTAGCACAGCCCAACTTGCTGATGCCTCTGGTGTAAGCATTACTGGAAACGTAACAGTTGAACGCTTCATTCCTGCAGGAGACAACACCCTTAGAGCCTTTAGATTTCTCGCTTCACCTGTAACCACAAGCAATTCTATCAGAATGAACTGGCAAGAAGGTGTCGCGAGCAATACAGATGATCCAAATCCAGGATTTGGAACACACATTACAGGCTCAACTATAGATGGTACAAATGGTTTTGATGGAACAATCTCTGGAAACCCATCTTTATTGCTATTTGATAATTCAACTCAAATCTGGAGTCCAATTGACAATACTGATGTTAATACGTTAGAAGTTGGTAATGCCTATAATTTATTTGTTCGTGGAGACAGAAGTGTTGACTTAACAAGCAGTCCTCAAACGCCCACCAACACTACCTTACGAGCAACAGGAAGTCTAACTACTGGAAGTTTAGATTTATCATCAAGTCTTGCTACAGGCAATGCCGAATGGAGTTTGCTCGGTAATCCTTACCAAGCCATTGTTGATTTTAATGCCTTAACTTTTAATGGTGACATTAATAGCAATATGTTGTTTATTTGGAATCCTAATGCCTCCACACAAGGTGCTTATGAAGCTATTGATAATGCAGACCAGCTCAACAAGTGA